In Armatimonadota bacterium, the following proteins share a genomic window:
- a CDS encoding alpha-glucosidase/alpha-galactosidase yields the protein MPKITIVGAGGYVFPIRLTVDILSFAELQPSTLYLYDIDSERLARSKRLIDGIVERNGLPTRVEAGLDRREALRNADYIIVAFQVGGVEAYKWDVEIPRQYGIDQCVGDTLGPGGVFRGLRSIAVFEEMARDIHELCPDALMLQYANPMSINCWALNLMGVKVVGLCHSVQGTSKMLAHELGVPYEEVSFKCGGINHQAWFTEFKHKGVDVYPRLREVMFQKYPSPLEVDTESKLPTSRFAQRGLDHKAEDEVYYHERVRTEIMRTFGYFHTESSHHGSEYVPWFRKNADIVNAYIPVRWDYYQISCSYQEESHQEYLRQLCEGPLHLSEEYGARIIHACETGEPVVIYGNVPNWGSPGTDPKHSQSHIISNLPQGCCVEVACLVDRNGVQPVAFGDLPPQCAAINRQSINVQELAVLAALNRDRSLVYQAVAMDPLTGALLTLPQIRRMVDEMFEAEKQWLPEYR from the coding sequence ATGCCTAAAATCACCATTGTTGGAGCGGGCGGATACGTCTTCCCCATCCGCCTGACAGTAGATATCCTTTCCTTTGCTGAGTTGCAGCCCTCCACTCTTTACCTTTACGATATCGACAGCGAGCGGCTGGCTCGCTCCAAACGGCTTATCGATGGCATCGTGGAGCGCAACGGACTGCCCACCCGCGTGGAGGCAGGTTTAGACCGCCGCGAAGCGTTGCGCAACGCGGACTACATCATCGTCGCCTTCCAGGTGGGCGGAGTGGAGGCGTACAAGTGGGATGTGGAAATCCCCCGTCAGTACGGCATTGACCAGTGTGTAGGTGATACGTTGGGACCCGGCGGGGTGTTTCGAGGACTACGTTCTATCGCCGTCTTCGAAGAGATGGCGCGCGATATCCACGAACTGTGCCCCGACGCGCTGATGCTCCAGTATGCCAACCCCATGTCCATCAACTGCTGGGCTTTGAACCTGATGGGGGTAAAGGTGGTGGGGCTATGCCACAGCGTGCAGGGAACCAGTAAAATGCTGGCGCATGAGCTGGGCGTGCCTTATGAAGAGGTCTCCTTCAAGTGCGGCGGCATCAACCATCAGGCGTGGTTCACCGAGTTTAAGCACAAGGGGGTGGATGTGTATCCGCGCCTGCGCGAGGTGATGTTCCAGAAGTATCCATCGCCTCTGGAGGTGGATACCGAAAGCAAGTTACCCACCAGCCGATTCGCCCAGCGCGGGTTGGACCACAAAGCGGAAGACGAGGTGTACTATCACGAGCGCGTGCGCACCGAAATCATGCGCACCTTCGGCTATTTCCACACCGAGAGCTCACATCACGGCAGCGAATATGTGCCCTGGTTCCGCAAGAACGCTGACATTGTGAACGCCTATATCCCCGTGCGGTGGGATTACTATCAGATTTCCTGCTCGTATCAGGAGGAAAGCCACCAGGAGTACCTGCGCCAGCTGTGCGAGGGACCGCTACACCTCAGCGAGGAGTACGGCGCGCGCATCATTCACGCCTGCGAGACCGGCGAGCCGGTGGTGATTTACGGCAACGTGCCCAACTGGGGCTCGCCCGGCACGGACCCGAAACACTCGCAGTCACATATCATCTCCAACCTGCCGCAGGGGTGCTGTGTGGAGGTTGCCTGTCTGGTAGACCGCAATGGCGTACAGCCGGTGGCTTTTGGCGACCTGCCTCCGCAGTGTGCAGCCATCAACCGACAAAGCATTAACGTGCAGGAGCTGGCGGTGCTGGCGGCATTAAACCGCGACCGCTCACTGGTGTATCAGGCGGTAGCCATGGACCCGTTGACGGGCGCGTTGCTCACTCTGCCGCAGATTCGGCGCATGGTAGACGAGATGTTTGAAGCGGAGAAGCAGTGGTTGCCAGAGTACCGCTAG